The DNA segment GAACTGTTCGATACCCTTGAACTGAGCGGCAATGTGGTCTGTATTGGCGGAACCCCGGCAGCCTTTTCGCTGGGAGAACCCCTGGCCGGCGGCAACTCGTATGTTGTCCACGTCGAAAAGGGTGATCATGAGCTGAAGGGGATCTATCAGTATATCTTCCGGGAGCTGGTGCGCTCCCTGCCAGGTGAGATCACCAGCATCAACCGGGAACAGGATGTCGGTGATGTCGGGCTGCGCCAGGCCAAACTTACCTACCGGCCGATCGGCTATACCCGGAAATTCCAGCTCTGGGCCAGCAAGCCGCCAGGATTTCCCGATCAGGCTATAGCCCTGTCCCCGCACCAGCAGCAGCTGCGGATCCCGGCAGACAGCGAGCTCGATCACCAGGCGGACAGCTGATGTTCCGGACGCGGAATTTTGTTTTTTTCCGGCTTCGGTGATAGAATCAAAGGTGTAAGGAGAACATGCCATGAAACGAATATACGGATTGATTGCTGCATTGCTCGTGGCCGGACTGCTGTTCGGTGCTCCGGTATTTGCACTGGACGATCCCCTCGGGGACGCCGGTATCACCAAGGGGTTCGAGGACTTCGCCGACGAGATTGCCAATGCCCTGCCGTTCAATACCATGATCGGGCTGCAGTGGTCCGACGCCCACATAGGACAGCTGATGCGGGTACCCCCGAAGTTCGGGATCGGGACCGCGGTGGGGTTTACCACCATCCCGCTGTCGGCACTGGAGAGCGCCACCAACGCCTTCGCATTCGATGACGCCGACGGCGTCGACCTCAGCGATGAGCTTGGCATGCTCGGGGCCATCGGGCTGCCCCTTCCCGGGTATGTAATCGATGCCCGAATCGGTGGTTTCCTGTTACCGTTTGATGTCGGGGTCAAGGCCGGCATCCTGCCCGAGGTAAGCGCCGGCGACTTCGATCTGGACTATCTGCTGATCGGGGGAGATGTCCGCTACCGGGTTATTCGCGGCCGCATGGGGCTGCCCACCGTTTCGGTTGGCGCCGGGGTAAACTACATGCGCGGCGGTATCGGGATACCCGGGGTGTTCGGGGACAACATCGAGCTTGAGTCGGTAGAGCTGCCGGATTACGATGATCCCCAGCAAACCAGGACCTACGATCTGTCACTGTCCGACCCCAGCCTGGACTTCTCCTGGTCCACCACGGTGTTCGACCTCAAGGCCCAGGCCAGCAGTAATTTCTTTATCCTGACACCCTACATCGGGGCGGGGCTCTCCTACGCCCGCAGCACCGCCGGTGGTGGGCTGTCCTCATCGATGGTTGTCAGCGAAGGCGGCGACACACTTAACGATGATCAGATAGCCGACCTGCAGAAAGCCTACGACGAAGCCCGCAAACAGAACAGCGACCTGCCGGCAATCGATTTTTCCGGCGACAGCGGTATCCTGGTTGAGCGCGGGGTAAGCGGCTGGGGCGCCCGTGTGTACGGCGGCACCTCGGTGAATTTCTTTGTGGTCAAGCTGGACCTCGGGGCGATGTACAACCTGACCTCCAACAGCTTTGGCGCCAACATCGGCCTGCGCTTCCAGCTGTAGGCTGCATGCCCGGCAAACTGTTACGTCTCCTGCGCCGCAGCCGCGGCCAGGAAATGCCGGTTGTCACCACCAAGGGTGGTGACACCGGTAAATCCACCCTGTACAGCGGCGAGTTCCTGCCGAAAAACGATCGTCACTTTGAGGTAATCGGGGATATCGACGAGCTTTCGTCGCTGTTGGGGATTGCCCGTTACCAGCCCAGGGTCAAGGCAGCCCGGATTGCACGCGAGTTTATGCGGATCCAGGAGCTGCTGCATCATGCCATGGCCACCATCGCCACCAACAAGGACTCCGAGCTGTACACCCAGCTGCCCAAGATCCTTGACAGCGATATCGAATGGCTGGAAAAACAACAGAGCTTTTATGCCGAGCGCACCCGCATCGAACCGCGGTTTGTCCTGCCCGGCGAAAAATCAGCGGCCTCGGCCTGGCTGGACTACTGCCGCAGCGTGACCCGGCGCTGCGAACGCCGGATTGTCAGCTTTATCCAGGTTGAACGGCACATCGTACACCACGATATGCACTGCGCCCAGCGCTTCTTTAACCGTTTGTCAGACTATCTGTTTGTACTGGCAAGGCACATAGAGGATACATAAGCAGCCCCTGTGGGGCCATGCATCGCCGTGGCGGCTCGCATCTTCGCCGCAGCAGTCACGGCGACATCTCATATCCCCGCGCCCCCGGCAATCAACACGCGCTTACCCGACAGCGGCCGGAAACAGTAACGGAATAGCAATAAAGGTACCGATCGAGCTGCCAATCGAGGTA comes from the Spirochaeta africana DSM 8902 genome and includes:
- a CDS encoding cob(I)yrinic acid a,c-diamide adenosyltransferase, producing MPGKLLRLLRRSRGQEMPVVTTKGGDTGKSTLYSGEFLPKNDRHFEVIGDIDELSSLLGIARYQPRVKAARIAREFMRIQELLHHAMATIATNKDSELYTQLPKILDSDIEWLEKQQSFYAERTRIEPRFVLPGEKSAASAWLDYCRSVTRRCERRIVSFIQVERHIVHHDMHCAQRFFNRLSDYLFVLARHIEDT